From the Fusobacterium ulcerans ATCC 49185 genome, the window AGAAGAAATTTTTAATGAAATGGGAAGAAAGCAAGTAAGGGATATGGTTAATCAACTAGAAGAACGGGAAAAAGAAATATTAAAATTAAGATATGGTTTAGATGGGTATGAAATACATACTTTAGAAGAAATTGGAAATACTCTTAATATAACAAGAGAGAGAGTAAGACAGATAGAGAAAAAAACTTTACAAAAGCTTAGATCAAAATACACTAAGGAATTAAAAGGGGATCTTTTTTAGGAGCTTAAACAGGAGGAAAAAAAGTGATTGTAAAATTAAAAAGACAAGATTTTTTAAAAAGATTAAAAATAGTTGAAAAAGCTATAAACGAGAATAAAATAAAACCTATAATTTCTTGTGCTTACATAGAAACAAGAGGAGAAAATCTATTTTTTTGCGGAACTAATCTTGAAACTACTATTACAACTGAAATGAGATGTGAAGAGATAGCAGAAGAGGGAAAAATAGTATTCCAACATCAATTGGTAGATGAGTATTTAAGAGAAATAAAAGATGAAATTGTGACTTTAAGTGTAAGAGATAATAATCTTTTCATAGAGAGTTCTGATTCTTCTTCTGAATTTTCTCTTATGGAAGCAGAAGATTTTCCTAAAATACTTGTCGAAGCTGATTTCTTTCAAAGACAGGAAGAGTTTAAAATGAACAGTGTAGAATTGGCGGATATATTTGAAAAAGTAAAATTTGCTGCTTCTAGTTCAAGTGATAATCTTTCTATAAATTGTGTAAGATTAGAAAGTGAAGAAAATAATTTGAAATTTATAACCACTGATACTTACAGACTTGTTTTTTTAGAAAAAGAGTTAGAAAAAGTAAATGACAAACTTGGAGTAAGTATACCTTTAAATACAGTTGAAGCTTTAGCTAAACTTTTGAGAAGCATAGAAGAAACAGAAATAAAATTCTATTTTTATAATAAGCAGGTATATTTTAAACTAGAAGATACCCTTATAATAAGTAGAGTTATTGATTTAGCATTTCCTAACTATAAAGGAATATTAGGAAATGATACTTATAATAAAACTCTTATTATAAATAGTGAAAAATTTTTAAAAGTTCTCAGAAGAATAATAATATTTGTAAGAAATAATGCAGAATCAAAATATGGAGCAACATTTGAACTGGAAGGAAAAGATCTTAAAGTAAATGGAGTAAATGATATTGCAAAGATAAATGAACAGTTGGAAGTAGAATATGAAGGAGATAGGATAAAAATTTCTCTTAATGCTAAATTTCTGTCTGATTTTATCCAAAACTTGAATAAAGAAAGTAATATTATGCTTAATTTCATCAGTTCAAATAGTTCAGTTAAAATAAAAAAAGAAAATGATAATAATTATCTTTACATAGTAATGCCATTGGCATTAAAAGATTAATTTTAAATGGGAGCTAATAGGAAATATTAGCTCTATTTTTTCTTAATGATTAATTTTTGATTGTTTGAAATATAGATTTAAATATGATATAATTTCCTTAATAATTTTGAAGAGGTAAAAAGATGAGCAGTAATTTTTTTAGAAAAATAGTATATGATTTTTACTATCTGCTATTTTTATTTGTAGATAGAAAAAAGAAAGAAATAGAGATAAATAATATAGCTGTAAAGTTTTTAAATTACAATAATAAGAAAGTAATGGCTTCTTTGAAAGAAAAGGATATAAAAAAATTGTTGATTCTACTTCCTCATTGTGTTCAAAAATATACATGTCCTTATAAAGTAACTTCCAATATAGAAAATTGTAAGAATTGTGGACAATGTGTAATAGGTGAACTTTTGAGCATGAAAAAAGAATTTCCAATAGAGGTGAGAATAGCTACTGGTGGAACTCTTGCAAGGAAACATATAAAGGAATTAAAACCAGATTTAGTAGCAGCAGTAGCATGTAAAAGAGATCTTATGTCAGGAATACATGATGCATTTCCTGTAAAAGTTTATGGGATTTTT encodes:
- the dnaN gene encoding DNA polymerase III subunit beta encodes the protein MIVKLKRQDFLKRLKIVEKAINENKIKPIISCAYIETRGENLFFCGTNLETTITTEMRCEEIAEEGKIVFQHQLVDEYLREIKDEIVTLSVRDNNLFIESSDSSSEFSLMEAEDFPKILVEADFFQRQEEFKMNSVELADIFEKVKFAASSSSDNLSINCVRLESEENNLKFITTDTYRLVFLEKELEKVNDKLGVSIPLNTVEALAKLLRSIEETEIKFYFYNKQVYFKLEDTLIISRVIDLAFPNYKGILGNDTYNKTLIINSEKFLKVLRRIIIFVRNNAESKYGATFELEGKDLKVNGVNDIAKINEQLEVEYEGDRIKISLNAKFLSDFIQNLNKESNIMLNFISSNSSVKIKKENDNNYLYIVMPLALKD
- a CDS encoding DUF116 domain-containing protein; protein product: MSSNFFRKIVYDFYYLLFLFVDRKKKEIEINNIAVKFLNYNNKKVMASLKEKDIKKLLILLPHCVQKYTCPYKVTSNIENCKNCGQCVIGELLSMKKEFPIEVRIATGGTLARKHIKELKPDLVAAVACKRDLMSGIHDAFPVKVYGIFNKILNEPCIDTTVSSEKIRSFLKEIYKTQGGEM